The genomic stretch CTACGGCTCGGCTTTCGCCGCCCTGGCGCTCGGCCTCGCCAGCTTCTTCATCTTCCGCGTCACGGCGCGCAAGGAAGCGGAATATCTGCTGGGCAAGTTCGGCCCCGCCTATCTTGCCTACATCAAAAGAACGCCAAGGTTCTGGCCGAACCCGCTGCTCTACCGCGACAATGACGAGCTGCAGTTCTCGACGCGGGCGCTGAAGCGCACCTTCTTCGACGGGCTCTATTTCCTCGCCATCTTCCCGGCCATCGAGCTGATTGAGTATTTCCGCGGGACGGGCCTGCTGTTCCCGGCCTTCATCACGCTCTACTGATCATTAAGGCCTGCTGCCGTTAAATCATGACGTTGCCGGAAGCCCGGCCGGTATTGGTTTGAACGGAGATGACGCCATGCCAGCTTCGCTGCTGACCGGCAGGGCCAGTGTGACAGTCTTCACAGCCGAAGATGCGTCCGCCTGGGCGGACCTGATGGCGGCGGTGCCGGCCGAGATCGGCGATCGCCTGGCCGCCCTGCAAAAATCTCCGGCGTCACCGGCGTGGCGCAATACAGCGACGGCGGCGCCGAGGCGATCGTGATCGGCCAGCGCCGGCCGGCGGCGGCGATGATGCGGATCGGCCTGTTCTGGTCCGCCGCCGGCTTCATCAGCGGCCCGCGCCTGCTGGAGGCGTTGGAGAAGGAGGCGCATGCGCAAGATGTGCTCTGCTTGCGCGCCGACGACGACACAGTGCTGCGCATCGGCGGCCAATGGGAGCGCCGCGACGGCTTTCTGCAGCGCTGGATCGGCATCGAGCCGATCCGCCGGCAGGAGCGCCTTCCGCCATCCTTGCCGCAGACCGCGGGCTTCACCTGCGGGCCATCGGCGCTGGCCATGGTGATGGCCGGCGTCGACCCGGCGTTGCGGCCGGACCGGGCGCTGGAGATCGAGCTCTGGCGTGAAGCCACCACCATCATCGGTCCGAGCGGGCCGGGCGGCTGCGATCCCTACGGCCTGGCGCTGGCGGCGCACCGGCGCGGGCTGCGGACCAAAGTGTTCATGAGTAGCACCGAGCCGATCTTCCTCGACCGCGCCGCCTCGGAGGAAAGGCGCGGGCTGATGCGCTTCGTGCAGGCCGGCTTCAAGCGCCGGATCGAAGCCGCATCATTGCCGATCGAGCCCCGCGCCTTTGCAGTCGAAGAAATCGCCCAGGCGCTCGATCGCGGCTTCTCGGCGCTGGTGCTGATCGATCAGGCACCGATGATGGGCTACACCTGCCCGCACTGGGTGCTCGTCCACGGCCATGGCGGCGGGGTCTATTTCCTCAACGACCCCTGGATCGAGCCGGACCGGCTCGAACAGATGATGGACGTTGTCGACCTGCCGGTGATGGCGGCAGAGCTCGACCGGATGGCCTGGTACGGCAATCCGGCCTACAGGGCGGCGGTGCTGGTTGGGCCGAACCCCGGGATCTAGGCTCCCAGCGGATACGGCATATACCCAACAAAGCCGGCTATCTTCCAGCTGCCTTCGACCTTCCTGCAGAAATACAGCGTCTGCCATTTCAGCCGGTCGACGCTGCCATCCGCCTTGGCAATGGTGCCGTCGAACTTCTTGTGCAGCACCGCGCGGTCGCCGTCGACATCGATGTCGCGCAGATTGGTGACGCGAAAAATCGCCTCGCGCAGCGGCTCGGCGAATTTGGTCGCCGCCGTCTCCTCGGCCTGGCGCAGCCATTCGTCGCGATAGATCTCCAGCCGTGGGAATTGCAGCCGCCAGCCGTCGGCGTTGGCGAGAAAATGCGCATGCATGCCGAAGAAGCTTTCGGCGATGAAATCATTTTCGACCATCGACCAGTCCTGGCCGATGAAGGCGTCGATGTCGCGCCGCACCAGCATCTCCCACAGCGCGTGGCGATCGGCGTCGCCTGACGGAAACGGGTTCTTGTCGAAGGTCATTCTCGGTTTCTCCGGTCTCGCGCAGGCATCGGTCCATCGCGGCTTGAAAGCCGCGCGGCCGGCGTGCACGATGCAAGCGCTCCTGTAATAAAGCAACACGAATTTCAAGGAATGAATGTTGCTTTCCAACAAGAGCCCTATCGGGGCCGCCCCGATCGCGGTAAATCTGCGCCGAAGCGGGCGCCGCCCCGGGGCCCTGTCGCGTAACGATCAGAGGAGGCATGCCTTGCCCAAGCAGACTTTTGGAACGTCACATGTGCCGCTGTCGCCCGCCGTGCGGGCCGGCGACTTTGTCTTTGTCTCGGGCCAGGTTCCGGTCGGCAGCGACGGCATCGTGGTCAAGGGCGGCATTACGGAACAGACGGAACAGGTGCTTGCCAATGTGAAGGCGGCGCTGGCGCTCGCCGGCTGCACGCTGGACGATGTGGTGAAGACCACGGTGTGGCTAGAGGAAGCGCGCGACTTCGGCCCTTTCAATGCGGTTTATGCCAGGCATTTTCCGAAGAACCCGCCGGCCCGCACCACGGTCGAATCGCGGCTGATGATCGATATCAAGATCGAGGTCGAGGCCGTCGCCTACCGGCCCGTCTAAGACAGACAACGAAGCGGAGGTTCCCCCAAAAAATGCAATTCGACCTCCTGCTGAAGGGCGGACGGCTGATCGATCCGGCGTCCGGCATCGACGCGCCGCGTGATGTCGCCATCGCCAATGGCCGCATCGCCGCGATCGACGCCGATATCCCCGTGACCAGCGCCGCCAAAATTGTCGACGCGACGGGCTGCATCGTCGCGCCAGGCCTCGTCGACCTGCACAGCCACGTCTATTGGGGCGGCACTTCACTCGGGGTCGATGCCGACCGGCTGGCGGCAAAGAGCGGCACCGCCACCTTCATCGATGCGGGCAGTGCTGGCGCCGGCAATTTCCTCGGCTTCCGCCGCCATGTCATGGAGCGCTCGAAGGTGCGCATCCTGGCCTATGTCAACATTTCCTTTGCCGGCATTTTCGGCTTCTCGCAGACGGTGTCGGTCGGCGAATGCAGCGATCTCAGGCTCTGCGAACCGCGCGAGGTGGTTGCCGCGGCGCGCGAACACGCCGATGTCGTCGTCGGCGTGAAAGTGCGCTCCGGCAAGCATGCCGGCGGCACCAGCGGCATCGCGCCAGTCGATCTGGCGCTGGAGGCCGCCGACAAAGCCGGCCTGCCGCTGATGGCGCATATTGACGAGCCGCCGCCCGGCCGCTCCGAAGTGCTGCCGCGCCTGCGCAAGGGCGATATCCTCACCCATTGCTTCCGGCCGTTTCCCAACGCGCCGGTCTT from Mesorhizobium sp. NZP2077 encodes the following:
- a CDS encoding peptidase C39 family protein, whose amino-acid sequence is MAQYSDGGAEAIVIGQRRPAAAMMRIGLFWSAAGFISGPRLLEALEKEAHAQDVLCLRADDDTVLRIGGQWERRDGFLQRWIGIEPIRRQERLPPSLPQTAGFTCGPSALAMVMAGVDPALRPDRALEIELWREATTIIGPSGPGGCDPYGLALAAHRRGLRTKVFMSSTEPIFLDRAASEERRGLMRFVQAGFKRRIEAASLPIEPRAFAVEEIAQALDRGFSALVLIDQAPMMGYTCPHWVLVHGHGGGVYFLNDPWIEPDRLEQMMDVVDLPVMAAELDRMAWYGNPAYRAAVLVGPNPGI
- a CDS encoding RidA family protein; amino-acid sequence: MPKQTFGTSHVPLSPAVRAGDFVFVSGQVPVGSDGIVVKGGITEQTEQVLANVKAALALAGCTLDDVVKTTVWLEEARDFGPFNAVYARHFPKNPPARTTVESRLMIDIKIEVEAVAYRPV